A genomic window from Pocillopora verrucosa isolate sample1 chromosome 7, ASM3666991v2, whole genome shotgun sequence includes:
- the LOC136282510 gene encoding uncharacterized protein: MSQDLSKTIAESFKQFQSDFEIQYVDTEEEQEAKSAENDHEVSEEPPTKKKRHVKTTSLEEAVTKLADSTGAQNMPSNEGKFEVLNSLKQELKKEETGPSVNTELANVVNAMLKEGLPEEKLQEKLNKYHRPENCEFLTKVRVNQPVWDHLTPTVWSQDVRLQKVQTSIFKGMCALTNMIYKLLEHLSSLPAGNDLLQKSTDALTLFANANSELNQRRREFIKPDLHEEYKHLCSSSVPITDQLFGNDLPKQVKELTEVNRVGKKVSTHSGRSTNKPDYHRHNSYAHSRGRSGNQHYRKPFLGSWKNDHKHPPNFKRKKEGKSK, from the coding sequence ATGTCTCAAGATTTATCCAAGACTATTGCTGAGTCGTTCAAACAGTTTCAGTCAGACTTTGAAATACAATATGTTGACACGGAGGAAGAACAGGAGGCAAAATCTGCCGAGAATGACCACGAGGTCAGCGAAGAGCCCCCCACAAAGAAGAAGCGACATGTCAAAACTACGAGCTTAGAAGAAGCTGTGACAAAGCTGGCTGACTCAACCGGGGCTCAAAATATGCCTTCtaatgaaggaaaatttgagGTACTTAACAGCTTGAAACAAGAGCTGAAGAAAGAGGAGACGGGCCCAAGTGTAAACACAGAGCTGGCGAATGTAGTGAATGCCATGCTCAAAGAAGGGCTGCCTGAAGAGAAACTTCAGGAAAAGTTGAACAAGTATCACAGACCAGAGAACTGTGAATTCTTGACAAAAGTACGAGTCAATCAACCAGTATGGGACCACCTTACTCCAACAGTCTGGTCCCAAGATGTTAGACTGCAAAAGGTGCAGACATCCATCTTCAAAGGAATGTGCGCGTTGACAAATATGATCTACAAACTCCTCGAGCACTTGTCGTCACTCCCAGCGGGAAACGACCTTCTTCAAAAGTCAACAGATGCACTTACATTGTTCGCTAATGCAAACAGTGAACTCAATCAAAGACGAAGGGAATTTATTAAACCGGATTTACACGAGGAATACAAACATCTTTGCTCCTCGTCGGTTCCGATCACTGACCAATTGTTTGGCAATGATCTCCCGAAACAAGTGAAAGAATTGACCGAGGTCAATCGAGTGGGAAAGAAAGTCTCCACACACAGTGGTCGATCAACGAACAAGCCTGATTATCACAGGCACAACTCTTACGCACATAGCCGCGGACGCTCAGGAAACCAACATTACAGGAAGCCTTTTTTAGGCTCGTGGAAAAACGACCACAAACATCCTCCGAACTTCAAGAGGAAGAAGGAGGGGAAGTCAAAATGA
- the LOC131774159 gene encoding uncharacterized protein: MNQTANNVEVRNVSEQPIKITGGRLKQFTSQWQCITSDPFILNSVKNYKIEFENGEPMQFMPPKEINFTKPEQEVIDNEIDKLLTKGVISETTHCPGEYISTIFIRPKKDGGFRLILNLKNLNEHVEYQHFKMDILQSAIRLMTPNCYMASVDLRDAYYSVPIHKDDKKYLRFCWKGRLFQFTCLPNGLACAPRLFTKILKPVYAMLRQKGHLNVGYIDDSYLQGESVEDCQANINDTCDLFSTLGFILHPDKSVLQPVQVLTFLGFVLDSVNMTVSLTQEKIQRIRERCKKMMELVELPIQELASFIGLLVSSFPGILYGPLYYRQLERDKTTALRQNYGNYNAQMRLSQESFSEIKWWYDNIQTNNYPILLPNSKVDVIIYTDASTKGWGAVKETEKIGGTWLEEEAKYHINCLELLAAIFGLKAFCKNEQGIHVKIYSDNSTTVNYINAMGGVHSRECHTIAKDIWQWCIEKQIWLTAAHIPGTKNVEADWESRVFSDNKEWMIRSDIFQQITDIWGEPSIDLFASRLNHQVPCYVSWKPDPGAAFIDAFSLNCKMPTENTNRLCRGIDDSSNVANPELVSQTSSHVSGCSKSVTTTTNYLTNAGDATRSPPPIQENGSDCMQIVRQSYETQGISQKATSIILQSWRKGTTKQYSSYIKRWITYCHKKQIDPVSATVPQALDFLVELFESGIGYSGINTARSALSSVLKPVDGMTFGAQESVKRFLKGVYEARPSNPRYTETWDVSKVLNYLKTISITDCSLKDLTLKLVTLMSLVSAQRGQTIHYLSLEDVVVSETSVTFIISRPIRQSKPGSKPTVVKFEAYPDNPNICVVTTLKPYLNRTSSLRGGAQQLFISHYKPFKPVSRDTISRWVKAVMQKSGIDVNLFKLHSTRAAATSKALLKSVPLEHILSVAG, translated from the exons ATGAATCAGACTGCTAACAACGTTGAGGTAAGAAATGTTTCAGAGCAACCTATTAAAATTACAGGTGGAAGACTGAAACAATTTACCTCTCAGTGGCAATGCATAACCTCAGATCCTTTCATACTTAATAGtgtgaaaaattataaaattgagtttgaaaatGGAGAGCCAATGCAGTTTATGCcaccaaaagaaataaattttacaaaaccaGAGCAGGAGGTCATTGACAATGAAATTGATAAACTGCTGACCAAAGGTGTGATTTCAGAAACCACACATTGCCCTGGTGAATATATTTCTACTATATTCATACGCCCTAAGAAAGATGGAGGGTTTAGATTAATtctaaatttgaagaatttgaatgAACATGTGGAGTATCAACATTTTAAGATGGATATCTTACAATCGGCAATAAGGCTTATGACTCCAAACTGTTATATGGCCTCAGTAGACCTGCGTGACGCATACTACTCAGTGCCAATTcacaaagatgataaaaaatatcTGAGGTTTTGCTGGAAAGGTAGATTGTTTCAGTTTACATGTCTACCAAATGGTCTGGCTTGTGCACCCCGACTCTTCACAAAAATCCTTAAGCCAGTGTATGCTATGCTGCGCCAGAAGGGTCACCTAAATGTAGGCTATATTGATGACTCTTATTTACAAGGGGAGAGCGTGGAAGACTGCCAAGCCAATATTAATGATACCTGTGACTTATTTTCAACATTGGGTTTTATCCTACATCCTGATAAGTCGGTCTTACAGCCAGTTCAAGTCCTTACATTTCTGGGATTTGTCTTGGATTCAGTTAATATGACTGTCTCCTTAACACAGGAAAAAATCCAGCGCATAAGGGAAAGATGCAAGAAAATGATGGAGCTTGTTGAGCTCCCAATCCAGGAACTAGCTAGCTTTATAGGGCTTTTAGTGTCAAGTTTTCCTGGAATCTTATATGGACCACTGTATTATAGACAACTTGAGAGGGATAAAACTACAGCCTTAAGACAAAACTATGGCAATTATAATGCTCAAATGAGATTATCCCAAGAAAGCTTTTCAGAGATAAAGTGGTGGTATGATAACATACAGACAAATAACTACCCCATATTATTGCCTAATTCAAAGGTTGATGTAATAATTTACACCGATGCATCAACTAAAGGATGGGGAGCTGtcaaagagacagagaaaaTAGGGGGTACATGGTTAGAGGAAGAAGCAAAATATCACATTAATTGTCTGGAGCTGTTAGCTGCAATTTTTGGACTTAAGGCATTTTGCAAAAATGAGCAAGGCATTCACGTTAAGATTTACTCTGATAACTCTACAACTGTGAACTATATTAATGCTATGGGAGGTGTACATTCTAGGGAATGTCACACTATTGCTAAAGATATTTGGCAGTGGTgcatagaaaaacaaatatggtTAACAGCTGCTCATATCCCAGGGACCAAAAATGTTGAGGCAGATTGGGAATCACGCGTTTTCTCAGACAACAAGGAATGGATGATAAGATCTGATATTTTCCAACAGATCACAGATATCTGGGGGGAGCCCTCCATAGACCTCTTTGCATCCAGACTAAATCATCAGGTTCCATGCTATGTATCCTGGAAACCTGACCCAGGGGCAGCCTTTATTGATGCATTTTCT CTTAATTGCAAGATGCCTACAGAAAATACAAACCGATTGTGCAGAGGGATTGATGATAGTTCCAATGTGGCCAACCCAGAGTTGGTATCCCAAACTTCTTCGCATGTTAGTGGCTGCTCCAAGAGTGTTACCACAACAACGAACTACCTTACAAATGCCGGGGATGCCACAAGAAGTCCACCCCCTATTCAGGAAAATGGTTCTGATTGCATGCAGATTGTCCGGCAGTCCTATGAGACACAAGGAATTTCTCAAAAGGCAACCTCCATCATCTTACAGTCCTGGAGGAAAGGAACTACAAAGCAGTATTCATCTTACATCAAAAGATGGATTACATATTGTCATAAAAAACAGATTGATCCAGTTTCTGCCACTGTCCCCCAGGCACTAGATTTTTTAGTGGAGCTATTTGAGTCAGGCATCGGTTACAGTGGTATTAACACTGCAAGGTCTGCTCTATCCAGTGTCTTAAAGCCTGTGGACGGGATGACTTTTGGAGCACAAGAGAGTGTTAAGAGGTTCTTAAAAGGAGTTTACGAAGCAAGACCCTCCAACCCAAGATATACTGAGACATGGGATGTGAGCAAGGTTCTGAACTATCTTAAGACAATCTCTATTACAGACTGCTCACTAAAGGATCTGACTTTAAAATTAGTCACTTTAATGTCATTAGTATCAGCTCAACGGGGGCAGACAATTCACTACTTGTCTTTGGAGGACGTGGTTGTTTCAGAAACTTCTGTGACTTTTATTATCTCCAGGCCTATTAGACAGTCTAAGCCAGGGTCGAAACCCACTGTTGTTAAGTTTGAAGCTTACCCGGACAACCCT